The Nitrospira sp. genome contains a region encoding:
- a CDS encoding RDD family protein: MAGEGLTSASFESRVYPKAHVLNRFIAKLIDLFIIVAAGEVAPPVGFLSGLAYILIADGFAGGRSIGKRLVGLQTMRLDGRDTAGFRESIIRNLPLGGAQIAYAVPYIGWLVSLAILAFESFLIIGNEQGRRLGDEVARTQVLDAGQLAVPD, translated from the coding sequence TTGGCAGGGGAGGGGCTGACCTCGGCGTCGTTTGAATCAAGAGTCTATCCGAAGGCCCATGTCCTGAACCGGTTCATTGCGAAGTTGATCGACCTGTTCATTATTGTCGCCGCAGGCGAAGTCGCTCCTCCGGTCGGCTTTCTTTCCGGTCTGGCCTACATCTTGATCGCCGATGGGTTTGCGGGGGGACGAAGTATCGGCAAACGGTTGGTCGGCCTGCAAACCATGCGGTTGGATGGGCGGGATACGGCCGGCTTTCGAGAATCGATCATCCGGAATCTTCCGTTGGGCGGTGCACAGATCGCGTATGCGGTCCCATACATTGGATGGCTCGTATCCCTAGCTATTTTGGCATTCGAAAGTTTTTTGATCATAGGGAATGAGCAGGGTCGTCGACTCGGCGACGAAGTGGCTCGAACGCAGGTGTTGGATGCGGGTCAACTCGCAGTCCCGGACTAG
- a CDS encoding SurA N-terminal domain-containing protein, whose protein sequence is MIKTMRDASHNYPWLLKSIMGILAVAFVITMGWWGFGEQAGGPVAKVGEQSVSLDEFKRTYENMRRIYKENVTGDFKEEEFKEFVIGQLVDSRVWIIAAEEMGVRVSDADLRELIMQTPVFQKNGAFDPELYRRILAANHLTPASFEAIQHQEVLANKARMIVRDSVSLTPAEIAEGQSLMTRPQDSDPAKAAEAKQRVLDDMLLQKQQRALVSFQQSMKAKLPVTVRRELL, encoded by the coding sequence ATGATTAAGACGATGCGCGATGCATCTCACAACTACCCTTGGTTGCTCAAATCCATCATGGGCATTTTGGCTGTTGCCTTCGTGATTACCATGGGATGGTGGGGATTCGGTGAGCAAGCCGGCGGACCTGTCGCCAAAGTCGGGGAGCAATCGGTTTCACTCGACGAGTTTAAGCGCACCTATGAAAACATGCGTCGTATCTATAAAGAAAACGTCACCGGTGACTTCAAAGAGGAAGAGTTCAAAGAGTTCGTCATCGGGCAACTCGTCGACAGTCGCGTTTGGATCATCGCCGCTGAAGAAATGGGCGTGAGAGTCTCCGATGCCGATTTGCGCGAGCTGATCATGCAAACTCCGGTCTTTCAGAAAAATGGAGCCTTCGATCCGGAACTCTACCGCCGCATCCTGGCGGCGAATCATTTGACGCCGGCTTCGTTTGAGGCGATCCAGCACCAAGAAGTGCTGGCCAATAAGGCTCGGATGATCGTTCGCGATTCTGTCTCGCTCACTCCTGCCGAAATTGCCGAGGGGCAATCTCTCATGACTAGGCCGCAGGATTCCGATCCTGCCAAGGCCGCCGAAGCCAAGCAGCGGGTGTTGGACGACATGCTCTTGCAAAAACAGCAACGAGCCCTGGTCTCATTCCAACAGTCCATGAAAGCCAAGCTGCCGGTCACCGTCCGCCGCGAGCTGCTGTGA
- the queA gene encoding tRNA preQ1(34) S-adenosylmethionine ribosyltransferase-isomerase QueA, translating into MQLSDYDFPFDPALIAVQPIIPRDRARLLVLDRKSHQFAHRQVADLPELMNPGDLLVVNDTKVLAARVSGIKRSNGTSVEVLFVKDLGHGRWEIMVKGTLRIGQVIEFDRHSRATIVKRDASGTEVTVDSPEPVARLFETQGVMPLPPYIKRAATPEDRRWYQTVFAKHEGAIAAPTAGLHFTEELFKRLVASGVKVATVTLHVGPGTFKPVTTERIEDHQMGAEAFSISEETADAIRQTKRAGGRVMAVGTTVVRALETVMKEKGMMVPTSGESRLFVTPGFQFKVVDVLMTNFHLPRTTLLMLVSAFAGTELIRSAYEEAVEERYRFYSYGDAMLIN; encoded by the coding sequence ATGCAACTCTCAGATTATGACTTTCCGTTCGATCCTGCCCTGATCGCGGTGCAGCCGATCATTCCTCGGGATCGAGCACGATTGCTGGTCCTAGACCGGAAGTCGCACCAATTTGCACATCGTCAGGTTGCCGATCTCCCTGAATTGATGAACCCGGGCGACCTGCTCGTCGTGAACGATACCAAGGTCTTGGCCGCACGAGTGTCGGGAATCAAGAGATCGAATGGAACATCTGTTGAGGTGTTATTCGTGAAAGACCTTGGTCACGGACGGTGGGAGATCATGGTGAAAGGCACCCTCCGTATCGGCCAGGTGATCGAATTCGATCGACATTCCCGCGCAACCATCGTGAAACGCGACGCATCCGGTACCGAGGTGACGGTGGACAGCCCGGAGCCTGTGGCACGGCTCTTCGAAACGCAGGGGGTTATGCCGCTTCCGCCTTACATCAAGCGCGCCGCGACTCCGGAGGATCGACGCTGGTATCAGACGGTCTTTGCCAAACACGAAGGGGCGATTGCAGCACCGACCGCCGGGCTTCACTTTACCGAAGAACTGTTTAAGCGACTGGTCGCCTCTGGCGTCAAGGTTGCCACGGTGACCCTCCATGTCGGTCCAGGCACCTTTAAACCGGTGACGACCGAACGAATAGAAGACCATCAGATGGGGGCGGAAGCATTCTCCATCAGTGAGGAAACGGCCGACGCGATCAGGCAGACGAAACGCGCCGGTGGGCGGGTAATGGCCGTCGGTACCACGGTCGTCCGAGCGCTTGAAACCGTCATGAAGGAGAAGGGGATGATGGTTCCTACGTCCGGTGAAAGCCGGCTCTTCGTGACACCGGGATTTCAGTTCAAGGTCGTCGATGTGCTCATGACGAATTTCCACCTTCCACGGACTACGTTACTGATGCTTGTGTCGGCGTTCGCCGGCACCGAGCTGATACGCAGCGCTTACGAAGAAGCCGTCGAAGAACGCTATCGCTTCTACAGTTACGGCGACGCGATGCTGATCAATTAG
- a CDS encoding SpoIID/LytB domain-containing protein: MIARRLLAGAAGMGLCFGCLMMPEAQAAQSIRVLLASDVRQLEVYTDQTLWVTDERDQAWAYRSALRIKAQGQVLLLNGKPVASDQLMVRAGSHDVKIWLNGNGNKAVLRAGDEKGAVQVSGSIQLVRRGKGLLVVNYVDLEEYVKGVVPAEVNPAWHPEMLKVQAVAARTYALYQHMLSAARDYDVVAGTQDQVYRGRQGIDGRIIQAVESTRGMVVTHQGAPIYAAFSSTAAGITEDATIVWSKDLPYLKGVECPFDIESPHYQWKASFTIDVLERNLRQQGFAVGTITAIAPLTYSRAGRVATLQISHSLGELVLRGEDLRKAVGYTVVPSTQFTIESVGRDVILSGYGAGHAVGLCQWGAKELAELGYSFSSILRYYYPGTELRDASLTQAPPAPSVPPS, from the coding sequence ATGATAGCAAGACGGCTCCTGGCCGGCGCGGCTGGAATGGGACTCTGCTTCGGCTGTCTCATGATGCCGGAGGCCCAGGCCGCTCAATCGATTCGTGTTCTGTTGGCGTCGGATGTTCGGCAGTTGGAAGTGTATACCGATCAGACCCTATGGGTGACCGATGAGCGTGATCAGGCGTGGGCGTATCGGTCCGCGCTCCGGATCAAGGCTCAGGGCCAGGTGCTGCTTCTCAACGGCAAACCGGTGGCGAGCGATCAGCTGATGGTGCGGGCGGGAAGTCATGACGTGAAAATCTGGTTGAATGGGAACGGCAATAAGGCAGTCCTGCGCGCAGGCGATGAGAAAGGTGCAGTCCAGGTCAGTGGGTCGATCCAACTCGTCCGGCGAGGGAAAGGCCTGCTCGTCGTCAATTACGTCGATTTGGAGGAGTACGTCAAAGGTGTGGTGCCGGCCGAGGTGAATCCCGCCTGGCATCCCGAGATGTTAAAAGTTCAGGCAGTTGCGGCCAGGACGTATGCGTTGTATCAACACATGCTCAGCGCTGCTCGGGATTATGATGTGGTTGCCGGGACTCAAGATCAGGTGTATCGTGGCCGCCAGGGTATCGATGGACGGATCATCCAGGCCGTAGAATCCACAAGAGGCATGGTCGTGACCCATCAGGGCGCTCCCATCTATGCCGCCTTCTCATCGACGGCCGCAGGGATCACGGAAGATGCCACGATTGTGTGGTCGAAGGATCTGCCCTATTTGAAAGGCGTTGAATGCCCGTTCGACATCGAGTCCCCGCACTATCAGTGGAAAGCGTCGTTTACGATCGATGTGTTGGAGAGGAATTTACGGCAACAAGGATTTGCGGTGGGAACGATCACGGCCATCGCACCGCTTACCTATAGCCGTGCAGGACGCGTGGCCACGTTGCAGATTTCGCACTCCCTGGGTGAGCTCGTTCTGCGTGGAGAAGATCTGCGTAAGGCGGTAGGGTATACCGTGGTGCCCAGCACGCAATTTACGATTGAGTCCGTCGGCCGGGATGTCATTCTTTCCGGGTATGGAGCAGGCCATGCAGTGGGCCTCTGCCAGTGGGGCGCGAAAGAACTGGCAGAGCTGGGGTATTCCTTTTCGAGCATTCTTCGCTACTACTATCCTGGGACCGAGCTGCGCGATGCTTCATTAACCCAGGCTCCTCCTGCCCCTTCGGTTCCTCCTTCGTAA
- a CDS encoding DUF2905 domain-containing protein yields the protein MPEWNTLGKLLIGIGLGIVGLGVLLVLVDRIPGLGSAFSWLGKLPGDISVKRDNFSFYFPIGTSIVLSIFLSLLFYLLGWFFRR from the coding sequence ATGCCGGAATGGAATACGCTGGGCAAGCTCTTAATCGGGATAGGGCTTGGCATCGTCGGGCTTGGGGTCCTATTGGTTCTGGTGGACCGGATTCCCGGCCTCGGAAGCGCGTTCAGTTGGCTGGGAAAGCTGCCGGGTGATATCTCCGTCAAGCGTGATAACTTCAGCTTCTATTTCCCCATCGGGACCAGCATCGTCCTCAGCATCTTTCTGAGTCTGCTATTCTATCTCCTAGGATGGTTTTTCCGAAGATGA
- a CDS encoding aspartate-semialdehyde dehydrogenase, with amino-acid sequence MIKKKPGYIVAILGATGAVGKETLDILEERKFPLAGLRLFSSKRSAGEVMTCQGKEWTVEELTESSSFDEVDLAFISATDAISQEYGQRLGAAGIAVIDDSAVFRMDDQVPLVVPEVNAAALRSMPRGIVSIPNCTTTPLVMALKPLHDAVGVKRVVVTTFQSVSGTGAAAMDELMDQTKDLLAFRDVTTKVYPYQIAFNLLPHIGSFNEGGDCSEEVKIAKETRKILGAPNLRVTATTVRVPVLRCHSEAINVELERPLNSNEARAALAAMPGVIVYDDPVKKLYPMPLDATGKDEVYIGRVREDESITNGLNLWVVSDNLRKGAALNAIQIAECLVNS; translated from the coding sequence ATGATCAAGAAGAAACCCGGATACATCGTGGCAATCCTTGGCGCGACCGGCGCCGTAGGGAAGGAAACACTCGACATCCTGGAAGAACGAAAATTTCCGCTGGCGGGACTCCGGCTCTTTTCGTCCAAGCGATCGGCCGGCGAGGTGATGACCTGCCAGGGTAAGGAGTGGACGGTTGAAGAGTTGACCGAATCCTCGTCGTTCGATGAGGTGGATCTGGCGTTTATCTCCGCGACGGACGCCATCAGTCAAGAATATGGTCAGCGATTGGGAGCGGCCGGCATTGCGGTGATCGATGATAGTGCCGTATTCCGTATGGATGATCAGGTTCCCTTGGTGGTTCCGGAAGTGAATGCCGCAGCCTTGCGTTCCATGCCTCGGGGGATCGTCTCCATCCCCAACTGTACGACCACCCCCTTGGTCATGGCGCTCAAGCCCCTTCACGATGCGGTGGGGGTGAAGCGAGTGGTGGTCACGACCTTTCAATCGGTGTCCGGAACCGGCGCCGCGGCCATGGATGAACTGATGGATCAAACGAAAGACTTGCTGGCGTTCCGCGACGTCACAACCAAGGTCTATCCCTATCAGATCGCCTTCAATTTGTTGCCGCACATCGGCTCGTTCAACGAGGGAGGCGATTGCTCGGAAGAAGTCAAGATCGCGAAAGAGACCCGAAAGATTCTCGGCGCACCGAACCTTCGGGTTACGGCGACCACGGTACGCGTTCCCGTGCTGCGTTGCCACTCTGAAGCGATCAATGTGGAATTGGAACGTCCGTTGAATTCAAACGAGGCGCGTGCCGCGTTGGCAGCGATGCCCGGCGTGATCGTCTACGACGATCCGGTGAAGAAGCTGTACCCAATGCCCCTTGACGCGACCGGAAAAGACGAGGTCTACATCGGCCGTGTGCGGGAGGATGAGTCGATTACCAACGGCCTCAACCTCTGGGTCGTGTCCGACAACCTTCGCAAGGGAGCGGCGCTGAATGCGATTCAGATCGCCGAGTGTCTAGTCAACAGCTAA
- the leuB gene encoding 3-isopropylmalate dehydrogenase: MKAKIAVLAGDGVGREIVPEAVKVLKVIADKYGHSFEFAAADIGGQAIDKAGVPLPKDTLALAKQSDAVLLGAVGGPKWEGLEYSLRPERALLGIREALGLYANLRPAKLYSNLVDASTLKREVVEGIDILVIRELTGGIYFGKPKGIEKLPNGEERGFNTEVYSTEEVRRIAKVAFEAARKRRKKVTSVDKANVLESSELWRKVVIDVHASYPDVELGHIYVDNAAMQLVRNPRQFDVLLCNNMFGDILSDEAAMLTGSIGMLPSASIGAKVGLFEPIHGSAPDIAGKNIANPIATIASAAMMLSYAFHLEKEAEAIEQAIVKTLDLGYRTKDIQSPGARIVGTVEMGEAIVRNLN; encoded by the coding sequence GTGAAGGCCAAGATTGCAGTGCTGGCCGGTGACGGCGTCGGACGCGAGATCGTTCCTGAAGCTGTGAAGGTTCTCAAGGTCATCGCGGATAAATATGGGCATTCGTTCGAATTTGCCGCGGCTGATATCGGCGGTCAGGCGATCGATAAGGCGGGAGTTCCGCTGCCGAAGGATACATTGGCGCTCGCGAAGCAGAGTGATGCGGTCTTGCTGGGAGCCGTCGGTGGCCCCAAGTGGGAAGGGTTAGAGTACAGCCTGCGGCCAGAACGCGCGCTGCTCGGAATCCGAGAGGCCTTAGGGCTCTATGCCAACTTGAGGCCGGCAAAGCTGTACTCCAATCTGGTGGATGCGTCCACGTTGAAGCGTGAGGTCGTCGAGGGGATCGACATCCTCGTGATTCGCGAACTCACCGGGGGAATCTACTTCGGCAAACCCAAGGGCATTGAAAAGCTGCCCAATGGCGAAGAACGGGGATTCAATACGGAGGTCTATTCCACGGAAGAAGTTCGGCGGATCGCCAAGGTCGCATTCGAAGCGGCGCGGAAACGGCGCAAGAAGGTGACCTCGGTCGATAAGGCGAACGTGTTGGAATCCTCGGAGCTGTGGCGAAAGGTCGTCATCGACGTCCACGCGTCCTATCCGGATGTTGAACTGGGGCATATCTACGTCGATAACGCCGCCATGCAGCTGGTGCGGAACCCCCGACAGTTCGACGTGCTCCTCTGCAATAACATGTTCGGAGACATTCTCAGTGATGAAGCAGCGATGCTGACCGGTTCGATCGGCATGTTGCCGTCGGCCAGCATCGGGGCGAAAGTCGGGCTCTTCGAGCCGATTCATGGGAGCGCCCCTGACATTGCAGGCAAGAATATCGCCAATCCCATCGCCACGATTGCCTCGGCTGCGATGATGTTGTCGTACGCATTTCACCTCGAGAAAGAGGCTGAAGCCATCGAACAAGCCATTGTGAAAACGCTCGACCTCGGGTATCGCACGAAAGATATTCAGAGCCCCGGAGCGCGGATCGTGGGGACCGTCGAGATGGGCGAGGCCATCGTGAGAAATCTGAACTAG
- a CDS encoding cupin domain-containing protein has translation MFKVTLADRPEFLAGDDTRLREIFHPAKHQLKLKYSLAHGTLPSGQRSKRHVLASSEVYYFISGCGRLTIDEHVTPVEAGTTVYVPPGGQQFLENTGTTDIEFLCFVDPAWRVEDERVLE, from the coding sequence GTGTTCAAGGTGACGCTGGCGGATCGCCCCGAGTTTCTAGCCGGCGACGATACGCGCTTGCGGGAGATTTTTCACCCGGCCAAGCATCAGCTCAAACTGAAATATAGTCTTGCCCACGGCACTCTCCCTTCCGGTCAACGATCGAAGCGACATGTTTTGGCGTCGTCCGAGGTCTATTATTTCATATCGGGCTGTGGCCGATTGACGATCGATGAGCACGTCACGCCGGTCGAAGCCGGGACGACGGTCTATGTTCCCCCTGGAGGGCAACAGTTTCTCGAAAATACCGGCACGACAGATATCGAATTCTTGTGTTTCGTGGATCCGGCCTGGCGAGTTGAAGATGAACGCGTGTTGGAATAG
- a CDS encoding 2-isopropylmalate synthase, which yields MARMIRIFDTTLRDGEQSPGASMNVEEKVMVAKQLARLGVDIIEAGFAYSSPGDFEAVRRIAQEVEGPTVCSLARARPEDITRAWEALKGAPKIRIHTFLSTSDIHLKHQFRMTREQAKQRAVEMVRLARGYVDDVEFSPMDASRSDPSFLHEVIEAVIAAGAGTVNIPDTVGYAVPQEFGALIKGICDKVPNAKQAVISVHCHNDLGVAVANSLSAIINGAGQVECTINGIGERAGNTSLEEIVMGLRTRKDFYQADTEIKTEEIAKTSRLVSKITGMVVQPNKAIVGANAFAHTSGIHQDGLLKEKTTYEIMRPESIGLVESQMVMGKLSGRHAFRQRLEELGYALSEEEINHAFERFKKLADQKKEIFEEDLEVIVSEELSKMADRIALKTFHVSSGTDQVPTATVELEIDGKSIAQTGTGDGPVDAVYRTIAAMTQTKSKLLMYVVKAITGGTDAQGEVSVRVQEDGRTVTGHGADTDIITASARAYLSALNKLAYLATKQAQGEQKVNLI from the coding sequence ATGGCACGCATGATCAGAATTTTCGATACAACCCTGAGGGACGGTGAGCAATCGCCTGGGGCCAGCATGAACGTGGAAGAGAAGGTCATGGTGGCCAAACAACTGGCGCGGCTCGGCGTGGACATTATTGAGGCCGGATTTGCCTATAGCTCGCCCGGCGATTTCGAGGCGGTCCGGCGGATTGCGCAGGAGGTCGAAGGGCCGACGGTCTGCAGTCTGGCGCGTGCCCGTCCCGAAGATATCACCCGGGCTTGGGAGGCGCTCAAAGGGGCGCCGAAGATCCGAATCCATACCTTTCTCTCGACGTCGGATATCCACCTGAAGCATCAGTTTCGGATGACGCGCGAGCAGGCTAAACAGCGCGCCGTGGAGATGGTCCGGCTGGCGCGTGGCTATGTCGATGACGTCGAGTTTTCGCCGATGGATGCGAGCCGTTCAGATCCATCGTTTCTCCACGAAGTGATCGAGGCGGTCATCGCCGCCGGGGCCGGCACCGTCAATATTCCCGACACGGTGGGGTATGCGGTCCCACAAGAGTTCGGCGCACTGATCAAGGGGATTTGCGACAAGGTCCCCAACGCGAAACAAGCCGTCATTTCCGTCCACTGCCACAACGATTTGGGTGTGGCGGTGGCCAACAGTCTGTCGGCCATTATCAATGGGGCGGGCCAGGTCGAGTGCACGATCAACGGAATCGGCGAGCGCGCGGGTAATACCTCCTTGGAGGAAATCGTCATGGGTCTGCGGACCAGGAAGGATTTCTACCAAGCCGACACCGAGATCAAAACCGAAGAAATCGCGAAGACCAGCCGTTTGGTCAGTAAGATTACGGGAATGGTGGTACAGCCCAATAAGGCGATCGTCGGAGCCAACGCCTTTGCCCATACGTCGGGCATTCATCAGGACGGCTTGCTCAAAGAGAAAACAACCTACGAAATCATGCGCCCGGAGTCGATCGGATTGGTCGAGAGCCAGATGGTGATGGGCAAGTTGTCCGGGCGTCATGCGTTTCGGCAGCGCCTGGAAGAGCTGGGCTACGCGCTCAGCGAGGAAGAGATCAACCACGCGTTCGAGCGATTTAAGAAACTCGCCGACCAAAAGAAGGAGATTTTCGAGGAAGATCTCGAGGTCATCGTCTCGGAAGAGTTGTCGAAGATGGCCGACCGCATTGCGCTCAAAACATTTCACGTCTCGAGCGGAACGGACCAGGTCCCAACGGCCACGGTCGAACTGGAGATCGATGGGAAGTCCATCGCTCAAACCGGCACAGGCGATGGGCCGGTGGACGCCGTCTATCGCACCATTGCCGCGATGACGCAGACCAAGAGCAAGTTGTTGATGTATGTCGTGAAAGCTATTACCGGTGGCACCGATGCGCAAGGCGAAGTCTCGGTGCGGGTTCAGGAAGACGGCCGGACGGTGACGGGCCACGGGGCCGATACCGATATCATCACGGCCTCTGCCCGGGCCTATTTAAGCGCATTGAACAAGCTGGCCTATCTGGCGACGAAACAGGCTCAAGGAGAACAGAAGGTGAACTTGATTTGA
- the pssA gene encoding CDP-diacylglycerol--serine O-phosphatidyltransferase, which produces MKTAGFRNSFGKEGKRRKAAMHLIPNLFTTGNLFCGIFAILSVFNANYLEAAIAILVAMIFDVLDGKSARLTNSTSQFGLEYDSLSDVVSFGVAPGLLIYSWALSGQGTFGVAVMFAYVAMGAVRLARFNSTVALSDGKYFTGLAIPAAAGVVASLVVFDHYLLKMGAETRPIVVLLMTLALSFLMVSTIKYRSFKELKFKGHRQITYLVWGILTLMMVAAWPAVMLFVIFAGYALMGPAEKVFWLVAPAGGKRNIGKVEPSPIESKP; this is translated from the coding sequence ATGAAAACGGCAGGCTTCAGGAATTCGTTCGGGAAAGAGGGGAAGCGGCGGAAAGCCGCCATGCATCTCATCCCCAATCTGTTCACGACAGGCAATTTGTTTTGCGGAATCTTCGCCATACTGTCCGTCTTCAACGCAAACTACTTGGAGGCGGCGATTGCAATCCTCGTCGCGATGATTTTTGACGTCTTGGACGGGAAATCGGCTCGCCTGACCAACAGTACGAGCCAGTTCGGTCTGGAGTACGATTCGCTGTCCGATGTGGTCTCGTTCGGTGTCGCACCGGGTCTGCTGATCTATTCATGGGCGTTGAGCGGGCAAGGGACGTTCGGCGTGGCGGTGATGTTCGCCTACGTGGCCATGGGAGCCGTGCGGTTGGCACGATTCAACTCCACGGTCGCCTTGTCCGACGGCAAATATTTTACCGGATTGGCTATTCCCGCGGCTGCCGGAGTCGTCGCTTCTCTGGTGGTCTTTGATCACTACCTCCTGAAGATGGGTGCGGAGACCCGGCCGATCGTGGTGCTGCTTATGACGCTGGCCCTCTCGTTCTTGATGGTCAGCACGATCAAGTATCGAAGCTTTAAGGAACTCAAATTTAAAGGCCACCGGCAGATTACCTATCTGGTTTGGGGTATTCTCACACTGATGATGGTGGCAGCCTGGCCGGCGGTTATGTTATTTGTCATCTTTGCCGGTTACGCATTGATGGGGCCGGCTGAAAAAGTATTTTGGCTGGTTGCCCCGGCCGGCGGAAAAAGGAATATTGGGAAAGTCGAGCCGTCGCCGATCGAGTCAAAACCGTAG
- a CDS encoding phosphatidylserine decarboxylase family protein, which yields MADRAVGVPFAKEGIPFIAVPAGVTLLTGLLGWPVVAFVGAVATLFCAWFFRNPARVVPQGQNLVVAPGDGKVIAIEEEFEPRYLKERSVRVTIFLNVFDVHINRMPCDGVIENVQYQPGLFMVASKPEATFMNEQNALMIKTPEGIKVLCVQVAGLIARRIVCWVSPRDPAVRGERYGLIRFGSRMDTFLPIGTTFRVAVGQRVKGGETILGELP from the coding sequence GTGGCAGATCGTGCGGTGGGCGTTCCCTTTGCCAAAGAAGGAATTCCCTTCATTGCGGTTCCCGCCGGCGTTACACTGTTGACGGGATTGCTGGGCTGGCCGGTCGTCGCGTTTGTCGGTGCCGTCGCGACACTGTTTTGTGCCTGGTTTTTTCGCAATCCGGCCAGGGTCGTCCCGCAAGGTCAGAATCTTGTGGTCGCTCCCGGTGATGGGAAGGTGATTGCGATCGAGGAAGAGTTTGAGCCGAGATACCTGAAAGAGCGCAGCGTCAGGGTCACGATCTTTTTGAATGTGTTCGACGTCCACATCAATCGGATGCCCTGTGACGGCGTGATCGAAAATGTGCAGTATCAACCGGGCCTTTTCATGGTGGCCAGTAAGCCGGAAGCCACGTTCATGAATGAACAGAACGCCTTGATGATCAAGACTCCTGAAGGCATCAAGGTCTTGTGTGTGCAAGTGGCCGGATTGATCGCCCGGCGTATTGTGTGTTGGGTCTCGCCACGGGATCCGGCTGTCCGAGGTGAGCGGTATGGGTTGATCCGGTTTGGGTCGCGCATGGATACCTTTCTCCCGATCGGTACCACGTTTCGGGTGGCTGTCGGGCAGCGGGTGAAGGGCGGCGAAACTATCCTAGGAGAATTGCCATGA
- the ilvC gene encoding ketol-acid reductoisomerase — MKIYYDKDADVQQIRSKTVAVIGYGSQGHAHALNLKESGVTVVIGLREGASWKKAEQSGLKVMPVADAVKASDVVMILAPDEAQAAIYRQEVAPNLKAGSYLAFGHGFNIHFGQIVPPASINVFMVAPKGPGHLVRSEYTKGSGVPCLLAIHQDPSGATRQVGLAYASAIGGGRAGVIETNFREETETDLFGEQAVLCGGLTSLIQAGYETLVEAGYSPEMAYFECLHEVKLIVDLIYQGGIANMRYSISTTAKYGDVTRGPRVVTEQTKQEMKRILEEIQTGRFAKEWVLENQANRPVYNALLAKGEAHPIEAVGAELRGMMPWLKKDQLVDKTKN; from the coding sequence ATGAAAATCTACTACGATAAGGATGCCGATGTTCAGCAGATCCGAAGTAAGACTGTGGCCGTGATCGGCTATGGGAGCCAGGGTCACGCCCATGCGCTGAACCTGAAAGAAAGCGGGGTAACGGTCGTCATTGGGTTGCGTGAAGGCGCGTCTTGGAAAAAAGCTGAACAGAGCGGGCTCAAAGTCATGCCGGTGGCCGATGCGGTTAAGGCGTCCGATGTGGTGATGATTCTGGCACCGGACGAGGCGCAGGCCGCCATCTATCGGCAGGAAGTCGCGCCTAATCTCAAAGCCGGGTCATATTTGGCGTTCGGTCATGGGTTCAATATTCATTTTGGCCAGATTGTGCCGCCGGCCTCGATCAATGTCTTTATGGTGGCCCCAAAGGGACCTGGACACCTCGTGCGTTCGGAGTATACGAAGGGCAGCGGGGTCCCTTGTTTGCTTGCGATTCATCAGGATCCCAGCGGCGCTACCAGGCAAGTGGGATTGGCCTATGCGAGCGCGATCGGGGGCGGACGCGCCGGTGTGATCGAAACGAATTTTCGTGAAGAAACCGAGACTGATCTGTTCGGTGAACAGGCGGTGCTCTGCGGAGGACTGACCTCGTTGATCCAGGCTGGGTACGAGACGCTGGTCGAGGCGGGGTACTCACCGGAAATGGCGTATTTCGAATGTTTGCATGAGGTAAAGCTCATCGTCGACCTGATTTACCAAGGCGGGATCGCCAATATGCGCTATTCGATCAGCACGACGGCGAAGTATGGCGATGTCACTCGAGGCCCGCGGGTGGTCACCGAACAGACCAAGCAGGAAATGAAACGGATTCTTGAAGAGATCCAAACAGGGCGGTTCGCCAAAGAATGGGTCCTCGAAAATCAAGCCAATCGGCCGGTCTACAATGCGCTGCTTGCCAAAGGCGAGGCGCATCCCATCGAGGCGGTCGGAGCCGAACTGCGGGGAATGATGCCGTGGCTCAAGAAAGATCAACTCGTCGATAAGACTAAGAACTAG